One window from the genome of Balaenoptera musculus isolate JJ_BM4_2016_0621 chromosome 3, mBalMus1.pri.v3, whole genome shotgun sequence encodes:
- the CD74 gene encoding HLA class II histocompatibility antigen gamma chain isoform X1, which yields MEDQRDLISNHEQMPMLSQRPRAQESKCSRGALYTGFSVLVALLLAGQATTAYFLYQQQGRLDKLTVTSRNLQLENMRMKLPKPAKPLSKMRVATPMLMQALPMEGPEPMQNATKYGNMTQDHVMQLLLKADPLKVYPQLKGSFPENLKHLKDTMDGMDWKLFENWMHQWLLFEMSKISVEEKPFEVPPKVLTKCQKEVSRIPDIHPGTFRPKCDENGNYMPLQCYGSIGYCWCVFPNGTEVPHTRSRGHHNCSDPLEMEDLSSGLGVSKQDLGQVIL from the exons CAAGTGCAGCCGTGGAGCCCTGTACACAGGCTTTTCCGTCCTGGTGGCTTTGCTCCTGGCCGGCCAGGCCACCACCGCCTACTTCCTGTACCAGCAGCAGGGCCGCCTGGACAAGCTGACAGTCACCTCGCGGAACCTGCAGCTGGAGAACATGCGCATGAAGCTTCCCAAAC CCGCCAAGCCTCTGAGCAAGATGCGGGTCGCCACCCCGATGCTGATGCAGGCGCTGCCCATGGAAGGCCCGGAG CCCATGCAGAACGCCACCAAGTATGGCAACATGACACAGGACCATGTGATGCAGCTGCTCCTG AAGGCTGACCCCCTGAAGGTGTACCCGCAGCTGAAGGGGAGCTTCCCAGAAAACCTGAAACACCTTAAGGACACCATGGATGGCATGGACTGGAAG CTCTTTGAGAACTGGATGCATCAGTGGCTCTTGTTTGAAATGAGCAAGATCTCAGTGGAGGAGAAGCCCTTTGAAGTTCCACCAAAAG TACTGACCAAGTGCCAGAAAGAGGTCAGCCGCATCCCTGACATCCACCCGGGCACGTTCAGGCCCAAGTGCGACGAGAACGGCAACTATATGCCGCTCCAATGCTATGGGAGCATCGGCTACTGCTGGTGTGTCTTCCCCAACGGCACCGAGGTCCCCCACACCAGGAGCCGTGGGCACCATAACTGCAGCG ACCCACTGGAAATGGAGGATCTGTCGTCTGGGCTGGGCGTGTCCAAGCAGGATCTTGGTCAGG TCATCCTGTGA